The segment CATGCGGGATGTGATCCTGAAGCAATATTCCACGGAGCCCATCGCCTCCGGCAAAGAGGCCCTCAAACAGTATCGACTCACGAAGGACAATGCCTTGCGGATAAAGGCGTTCGACGCCCGAAACAAGCTGCTGCGCGAGGTCTGGTTCGGCGATTTGGGCAATCCCTTCGATTACTTCTGTTTCGCCGGCGGGACCAACGTTTTCCAGATCCGGAGCAAGGTGAACTCCTTCTATGGCCCCAAGCTGGAATCCTGGCGCTCGCCCTACGCGCTCAGCCTCTTTTCCGACCAGTTGCTCACCATCAATATAAAGCACCAGAAAAACAGCTATGAACTCACCCGGAACGGCGATATCTGGCACTACAGCGACAATATTGAGGATTTCGACATTCCGCCGGGCAACCTGGTGATGGGCAAACTGCTGAACGCCCTTTCCCATCTGGGTTCGCACACCATGCTTAGCGGCGAGACCCTGCCTCCGGCCTCTTCCGTCCCCGCCCCGGAATGTGAGGTGGACCTGATGCTGAACGACAATTCCCGGGTGAAGCTCAGCTTCCATGCCTGGGA is part of the Candidatus Cloacimonadota bacterium genome and harbors:
- a CDS encoding DUF4340 domain-containing protein, producing the protein MKKNKLVLLAVFLLMLASVVILVLTRRDRESNRAIFSADSTVVAAIEIASPDTSISFALENGRWRITKPVAWDVEEGHFQLFMRDVILKQYSTEPIASGKEALKQYRLTKDNALRIKAFDARNKLLREVWFGDLGNPFDYFCFAGGTNVFQIRSKVNSFYGPKLESWRSPYALSLFSDQLLTINIKHQKNSYELTRNGDIWHYSDNIEDFDIPPGNLVMGKLLNALSHLGSHTMLSGETLPPASSVPAPECEVDLMLNDNSRVKLSFHAWEDKNYLLKIDRYPDSYFVVLFDTVFRFTRHAALFRAVVGDPSSIEPQN